The Mesotoga sp. Brook.08.105.5.1 DNA segment ACCCCTCATCGGAAGCATGACTATTAACATAACTCATAAGATCATAGCACGGCGTACTTGCAGTCAGATCTCCAACAAACTCAGACCAGTAAAGACTATCTATGCCAGATCTTGAGTCAAGCATCGACTTGAATTCGGATAATCCTGACCAAGTGGATTTACTGATGCTGCTCGCTGTGGGGTCATATAAGAAATAGAAAGAAGCCACTTCGACAGCGTTGTTGGCAATACTCTGCGTTTTGCTAATTGACCTTTGAGAGTTCAGGACTCCGGAAGTTCTAGAAAGTTGGAGACCAGTTGCAAGAAGAACAATTGTCCCAAAGGCAATAAGCATTAGAGTCGCAGCTAGTGCGAACCCTTTCTTTCTAACCAACTGGGATGATGACATAAACCCTCTCCTCCTTACCATTGCGAATATCCCTAATAATTATCTCAAACGAGTACAGATACACAGATAATCCAGAGACCAACTCACTGAAGTCGCTTTCATCCGAGACTTCAAGGTGACCAAAACCTGCCTTCCTCAATAAACCATCCTCTCCGTTAAGGGAACTGATTATATAGGTAAGCTGAGCTGAAAGTGAGTTCCTAGATGCTCTTAGGAGCGAGTTCTGCCTAAAGTAATAGCGAACGAAACTTGAAGCTGATTCAAGCACAGACACATCAGTGATTTTTGATGACATTGAATTGTACTTAACGATCAAAAAAACACCACCCCCGACAAAAAGGGCAAGCAGCGCAATAGCAATAGTAACTTCGATTACTGTAAATCCCTTCCTAATAGAACCTCACCGACCCTTTCGTCCTTCTAATCAGAATTGGTCTAGTAGCCGCTGTGGAATCATAATATGAGAATGTCGCATCATATGACAGGTACGAAGTATTCGGTATTAAATCGAACTTGAAAGCACTGACATTCTCTACTAATGTAGAGCGTTTGATGCTGAGATCCTTACCATAAAACTCGTGAACTATTCTCGCATTCTCTGGTTCATAGAAAATCGTTGAAGTAGCGTACCTTACTCCACTACTATCGCTTGAAGGAATATTGTTTATCAGAGTCAACGATGCATCTGAAAATTGCGGATCACTAATGCCATAAAGAAATGTGAATTCTCTAGACACGAGATAATTCATAGAAGTATGTAGCTTCGTTATCTCCTCGTCGAGGGTCATAGAAGCTTTGGTAGCCTTGGTTATCTTCAGCGATTGCGTAGTGACAAGAGTGACAATTAGCAAAACAATTGTCGAAACAGCCAAAGCTACCATCAACTCTGTAACTGTCATTCCTTTGCTCCTAGATTCAGCAAATCTTCTCAAGCGTAACCTCCGTATCCGCTTCATCACCGTCATTCCAGAATGAGGCTTTCACTAGATCCCGATTTGATTAACTGCTACTAAAAAGAAAATGACATAG contains these protein-coding regions:
- a CDS encoding prepilin-type N-terminal cleavage/methylation domain-containing protein yields the protein MRRFAESRSKGMTVTELMVALAVSTIVLLIVTLVTTQSLKITKATKASMTLDEEITKLHTSMNYLVSREFTFLYGISDPQFSDASLTLINNIPSSDSSGVRYATSTIFYEPENARIVHEFYGKDLSIKRSTLVENVSAFKFDLIPNTSYLSYDATFSYYDSTAATRPILIRRTKGSVRFY